The genomic region CGCAGAGAACCGTGCTCCGAAAGGCCGAACCGCATGATCGCCTTCGTCAGCGGCCCCGTCGCCGCCCTCGCCCCCGACTCCGCGGTGGTCGAGGTGGGCGGCATCGGCATCGCGGTCCAGTGCACGCCGAACACGCTCTCCGGACTCCGCATGGGCAAGCAGACCAAGCTCGCCACCTCCCTCGTCGTACGGGAGGACTCGCTGACCCTGTACGGCTTCGTGGACGACGACGAGCGGCAGACCTTCGAGCTGTTGCAGACCGCGAGCGGCGTCGGACCGCGCCTGGCCCAGGCCATGCTCGCGGTGCACAGCCCCGACGCCCTGCGCCGCGCGGTGTCCACCGGAGACGAGAAGGCCCTCGTCGCGGTGCCCGGCATCGGCAAGAAGGGTGCCCAGAAGCTCCTCCTCGAGTACAAGGATCGCCTCGGTGAACCCCTCGGCACCGGCGGCCCGGCCATCGGCACACCCGTCACGGCAGGCTGGCGCGAGCAGTTGCACGCCGCGCTGATCGGCCTCGGGTACGCGACCCGCGAGGCCGAGGAGGCCGTCTCCGCCGTGGCCCCGCAGGCCGAGGCGGCCGGGACGCCCCAGGTGGGCCAGTTGCTGAGGGCGGCCCTCCAAACCCTCAACAAAGCGCGCTGAGCGTTCCGCTGGAGGTGGGGTCATGAACCTGCGGGTCCGTTGTGGCTGGTCGCGCCCGCGCGGCAGAGCCGCAATCGGTGCTGTACCGCGCCCCTTACGGGGAGCGGTACAGCACCACACTCCGCCCCGTCAGGGCACCGGCCCGTCCCCGTCAGAGCACCGCCCGCCCCACGCCCGTACGACCCGGACCCACCACATCGCGAGGCACAGCACATGAACTGGGACGACACGACCGACGACGCCACCGCCGAGCGGCTCGTCGGCGCGTCCGCCGACCACGAGGACCAGGCCGTCGAGGCCGCGCTGCGTCCCAAGGACCTCGGCGAGTTCATCGGCCAGGAGAAGGTCCGCGAGCAGCTCGACCTCGTCCTGCGGGCCGCACGCGCGCGTGGTGCGACGGCCGACCACGTCCTGCTCTCCGGCGCCCCCGGTCTCGGCAAGACCACCCTCTCGATGATCATCGCCGCCGAGATGGAGGCCCCCATCCGCATCACCAGCGGGCCCGCCATCCAGCACGCCGGCGACCTCGCCGCGATCCTCTCCTCCCTCCAGGAGGGCGAGGTCCTCTTCCTCGACGAGATCCACCGCATGTCGCGGCCCGCCGAGGAGATGCTCTACATGGCGATGGAGGACTTCCGCGTCGACGTCATCGTCGGCAAGGGCCCGGGTGCCACCGCCATCCCGCTCGAACTGCCGCCCTTCACACTCGTCGGCGCCACCACGCGCGCGGGCCTGCTGCCGCCCCCGCTGCGGGACCGCTTCGGCTTCACGGCCCACATGGAGTTCTACGAGCCCGCCGAGCTGGAGCGGGTCATCCACCGCTCGGCGAACCTGCTGGACGTCGAGATCGACCCCGCGGGTGCCGCCGAGATCGCGGGCCGCTCACGCGGCACACCCCGTATCGCCAACCGCCTCCTGCGCCGCGTCCGCGACTACGCCCAGGTCAAGGCCGACGGCTTCGTCACCCGCGAGATCGCCGGCGCCGCCCTCGCCGTGTACGAAGTGGACAGCCGGGGCCTCGACCGCCTGGACCGCGGCGTCCTCGAAGCCCTGCTCAAGCTCTTCGGCGGCGGCCCGGTCGGTCTGTCCACGCTCGCCGTCGCCGTGGGGGAGGAGCGCGAGACCGTGGAGGAGGTCGCCGAGCCCTTCCTCGTCCGCGAGGGGCTACTGGCGCGTACGCCCCGCGGCCGGGTGGCGACACCGGCGGCATGGACCCATCTCGGCCTCACCCCGCCCCGGCCGTCAACCGGTGGAAACGGACAAGGGGACCTGTTCGGGGCGTGACGGCGAGGGCGCTCGCGAGGTCAGGAACCACGGTGCCATGCTGAGCGTTGTTCCTTGACGGCGGACTCGCTTAGACTCCGCCGATGCCGCCTTTGTCGGCGGCGTACATACCCCCATCCATCAGGCCGCTCACCATCGCGGTCGAATGAAGGAAGTTCCGTCCCGTGAGTCTCGTGACCCTCCTCCCGTTCATCGTGCTCATCGGGGCCATGTTCCTGATGACCCGGTCGGCCAAGAAGAAGCAGCAGGCGGCTGCGCAGATGCGCAACGACATGCAGCCCGGCTCCGGCGTCCGCACGATCGGTGGCATGTACGCGACGGTGAAGGAGGTCAACGAGGACACGGTCCTCCTTGACGCAGGCCCGGGCGTCGACCTGCTCTTCGCGAAGAACGCGATCGGCGCGATCCTGACCGACGACGAGTACAACCGCATCGTCCACGGCATCGAGCACGACCTGAAGTCCGACGAGTCGGTCGTGCCCGACGACGCCTCCTCCCTCACCGAGACCGACGAGCCCGCCGACGCTTCCGACGACAAGCCCATCGACCTCGGCAAGAAGGACGCGGCCGACGAGCCCGCTGACGAGCCCG from Streptomyces sp. NBC_00878 harbors:
- the yajC gene encoding preprotein translocase subunit YajC, with product MSLVTLLPFIVLIGAMFLMTRSAKKKQQAAAQMRNDMQPGSGVRTIGGMYATVKEVNEDTVLLDAGPGVDLLFAKNAIGAILTDDEYNRIVHGIEHDLKSDESVVPDDASSLTETDEPADASDDKPIDLGKKDAADEPADEPAESADAEPKKSDEADLKKSDGESDAK
- the ruvB gene encoding Holliday junction branch migration DNA helicase RuvB gives rise to the protein MNWDDTTDDATAERLVGASADHEDQAVEAALRPKDLGEFIGQEKVREQLDLVLRAARARGATADHVLLSGAPGLGKTTLSMIIAAEMEAPIRITSGPAIQHAGDLAAILSSLQEGEVLFLDEIHRMSRPAEEMLYMAMEDFRVDVIVGKGPGATAIPLELPPFTLVGATTRAGLLPPPLRDRFGFTAHMEFYEPAELERVIHRSANLLDVEIDPAGAAEIAGRSRGTPRIANRLLRRVRDYAQVKADGFVTREIAGAALAVYEVDSRGLDRLDRGVLEALLKLFGGGPVGLSTLAVAVGEERETVEEVAEPFLVREGLLARTPRGRVATPAAWTHLGLTPPRPSTGGNGQGDLFGA
- the ruvA gene encoding Holliday junction branch migration protein RuvA, with translation MIAFVSGPVAALAPDSAVVEVGGIGIAVQCTPNTLSGLRMGKQTKLATSLVVREDSLTLYGFVDDDERQTFELLQTASGVGPRLAQAMLAVHSPDALRRAVSTGDEKALVAVPGIGKKGAQKLLLEYKDRLGEPLGTGGPAIGTPVTAGWREQLHAALIGLGYATREAEEAVSAVAPQAEAAGTPQVGQLLRAALQTLNKAR